The window ATTTCTACATTATTGCATGAACTTGTGGATGGTATATCGTCAAAGTTTATAACATGATCTCTTTATTTTGGCTATTAGGTATCCACCTTGCTCCTTCATTAAACTCAATATTCCTGCTTATTATCATTTTCCCACTAAGAGGGTTATATAAATGATATGCTTTGGATTGAGGACTATACCCAATGAAAATTCATTTTAGAGATTTTTCATCAAGTTTTGAACGAGACTTTACAAAAGCATATGCTATACAACCAAAGACTTTTTGGTGGCTTACTGTGGGTTTTCTACCCGTCCAAGCTTCATATGGTGTGTGATTCATAACAACTCTAGTTGGAGAGATATTAAGTATATACACGGCTGTAGTAACAGCCTCTCCCCAAAACTGATCAGACAGTCCCTTCGCTTTCATCATGCTTCTTTCCATTCCTTCTACTATTCTATTTTTCCTCTCTGCTACCCTATTATGTTGGGGTGTTTCTGGTGCTTTTAGTTGCATGTAAATGCCATTTTTATCATAAAAATCAATAAACTCGTTAGATAAAAACTCTCCACCACGATCAGTTCTGAGAGCCTTGATGTTCTTATCACTTTGTTTCTCTACAAGTGCTTTGAAATTCTTGTAACACTCAAAGGATTCTGACTTGAGTTTTAAGAAATAGATCTAACTCATACGACTGAAATCATCGGTAAGCAAGAAAAAATATTGACTTACGCTAAACGTCTCAACTTTCATAGGACCACATAAGTTAGCATGTATAAGGTCTAGGCAATCTGAAGCTCTCCAAGAACTTACAGCATGAAACAACTTTCTTCTTTGTTTCACATAAACACACACCTCATAAAAACCAACTTCACCAATATTTGGCAACCCGAAAACCATATCCTTCCTGCTTAGCAATCTCATTCCATTCACATTCAAATCCCCACATCGTATATGCCAAAGCCTAGCCTTGTTATCACAACTAACTGTTAGGGCTTTCTAATAATTTGTAACATCAAGAGGGAACACTTGATTTTGAGTCATTTGGACAACAGTTATAGGTTGCCCAGATTTCTTGTTAATTATGGAACATGTGTCAGCATTAAACACCATATAGTATCCACTTCTCATTAGCTGTCAACGCTTAGTAAGTTGTATGCTAAACTTGGTACAAATTAAACATCATGAAGAACTTTAGTATTACCTTGCATGGTTTCGATAGTAATTATACATTTGCCTTTAACTTCAATCTTTCGGTCATTCCTAAGTCGGACTTCACTTTTCTTTGTTTCATTAAGATCCTAGAATGAAGATTGTGAACCATGGATGTGATTCGAGCATCTAATGTCTTAAACAACCTACCTTCTTCTTCCACCTTTTCAGTAAAGTTAACTTTATTTTCATCTTTTTGCTTGGTCCAATAATCAGCTTCAACATGTCCAGACCTATTACAATACCGACATTGCAAGTTGCTCTTTTGGTAACGTTGATCTGCAAcgtttcctcttcctcttccaCGACCCCGACCCCAAAAAGTTCCTCTTACTTGGCCACGACCACTAGAAAAACCACTAGATTTTTCTAGCCTTCCTTTAGAAGAATTGCCTCTTACTTGGAATGCTTTCACATCACCTTTTTCGCTGCCCTTGTTTAACATTTCTTCGTGTGTAATAAAAGAACTCATCAACTCATCAAATGTGTAAGTTGATAGGTCCTTTGATTCTTCAATCGCAACAACAACATGATTAAATTCCTTGGTCAGGCTTCATAAAATTTTGCTTACTATTGTTTCTTCACCAAAATTTTCACAATAAGTTTTCATGTGATTGACAAGTCCAGATACTCTATAAAGAAATACTTGCACATATTCATTTTCTTTCATAACCAAAGTTTCAAATTCACGACAAAGTGATTGAAGTTTCACATTGATTACCTTTTTATCACCCATATATTCTTGCTTCAGAATTTCCTATGCCTCCGTGGATGTTGATGTTGCAGCAATACGAGGAAATATTTCATCATCCAATGCCGATTGGATGTATAGAAGAGCCTTTGCATCCTTATTAAAATTGTCATGTAATGGATGATTTGGTTGAGCCGGTGCTGGAGTTGGCTATGTATATCCCTTATCCACCAATTCCCAAAGCTCCTGGGATATGAACAAAGTCTTCATTTTTAAACTCCATAAATGATATTTTTCTCCTTTGAAGACTGGAATCAGAGGCTAAGTAGCAGAATTATTGTTGTTGCTTGCCATAACTATCTCTCTTAGGTGTTTCACTCAATTACTCATCTCTTTTGCTTGATCTTGATAAAGAAAGAAGCAAATAAGAACATGGAAGTGCTCTAATACCATTATTGTATGTAAATAGGACAAGGGAAAAAGGATAATTTTTCACTGCCATTTGAAACTGAAAAATTACAGAGCTTACATAGGAAACAAAAAGATGAACCGAAAGAAAGATAAAAAGAAAGACGAGGACTCTTGACATTTGTAACTGAAAGACAATTTTTAAAACTCTACTAATGTAGTATTCAAGACACATGGTGGTGATTATTTGAATAAATTAACCAACACCCCCTCCCCCATGATTTTGTTGTTAGAAATATCCCTTAGCCTttagtttttatatatattagacctaaaaatataaaatttatgttGTGCACCCTTCCGAAATAAATGTTCAAGCTTCGTCGTTGTTATGAGAGGTATATACACTTGAAATTGGTTGGTTTGGTGATCAACCtctaagtgggagattgttgagttgtaCATACTGATTCCTTGTGCATCTGATCAACGGTATTGCAGCCCAGCATGTGTTTCGGTTCTACTGTTGAGTGGTGCACACGTCTCTATATAAAAATCTCAATGTAATTTTAACTCTCATtcataaattaataataaatctCTCTATTTCGTTAGAATACATAGCACGATTACCCTAATTGTGAACCACATCGATCATTGTAATTTTTTGCATCTCTAATTGTGTATTTCTTCGAGATCCTAACCATTCCAAATTAGTATATTGAAAATACATGTAATTTCTCCATAATCTTGTGTAACTTCTAGTATTATTTTAATATGATAAAAAGACACTTAAATAGAAAAGTTCCTTTTGTCAAATAGAAAACTACAGTATTTTGTATTAAATGTGAATTGAAAGAAAAGATGTACTTTTCACAAAAATGGAACTTATGAAATTGTCTCATTGAATGCATCTTGAAGGCATACACCCGGTAATTGGAAACCTAGTAACAAAAATCaacattttcttctttttctgaaTTGATCAATCATCTTATACCTTATATATTTCGGTACTATCCATTTTGAGCAAAGAATAAATTATAGACAAAAAGGTATCGATCCAATTTGTGTTTTCTTTATTGGAAAGAACGAAAGGTCGAGATGGATTAGCAGTAGTGAGAAACTGAATTTTCATACGCAAAAGAAGTATAAAATGAGGGCTTTGAAGCCTATGAACCGAAATCCGAGCAAGAAAGAGCATTTCAAAACAGGATCATCTAATAAAAAACGGAGACTACTTGATGATGGTCATTTTGCTTGGAAAAATGGAGGAACAAGTTCATCAAAATCGCAAAGAATCAGCACTCGTAGAAGCAAGAGGTTAGAGAACTGCAACCCCAAAGAAACACAAAAAAGTGCCACAATTCTATCATGGCTGGTCGATTCCAAAATAGTCCCAGATAGCGCAACCATCTACTATACAGGCACAACAACTCAAGATGGTTTTAAGAAAGGGACAATAGAGGCCAATGggattgtatgtgcttgttgtcgAAGCTTTTTCACTGTCCCGGGTTTCCAAGTGCACACAGGAGGGAGAATTATTGATAATCCCTATGATGCAATCGGAGTTGATGGAATTCAAGGAGATGGTAGTATTACTCCCCTTTCACAATGTATGGAATCAGCTTTGAAAAAACGAGATGAACCCGAACACCATGGGATCAAACATGTTACAACGAAAGAAACAGATGGCGATATTTATGATGATGCGTGTATGTTATGTGCTGATGGAGGGAATTTGATTTGTTGCGAACAATGTAACTCGACATTTCACGAGAAATGCTTAGGCATGCAGGTAATTATAAGCTGAATTTGGTTTTGTTCTTCATTTGCTATACTTGTCTTTCGTAAAATGAGACTTCTAGTGTGCAGGTGGTGCCTGATGAGCCATATTATTGTTCGTATTGCGCTTGCAAGTTATGTGGAAAGCCTATTACCAAAAGGGATTCTTCTTGGCTCACTTGCTCTTTATGTGAAAAACAATGTATACGAATTAATTATAATATCTTGTATCCTTATCGAACATTAGAGAATTACTTAATTGTTTATGTAAATACAGATCATGTGAAGTGTTCAAAAGAGTCGTTAACGATTGACATTAATCGCTTTCCAAGAGCATTTTGTGAGAAAAGTTGTCGAAGCATTCATGAAAAGTTGGAAAGCAAGTTAGGAGTGAAAAGAATGCTTGAAGACGACTTGTCGTGGACTTTGTTGCACAGATTTGATAGAGAATATGGTTCTTACGAGGTTGGTGCAACCAAAAGACTCGAGTGCTACAGCAAGCTTGCGGTTGCATTCAGATTATTCACAGCTTGTTTTGAGCCCATAAGAGATCGACATACGAGAATCAACATGATTCGAAATGTAGTATACAATTGTGGGTGAGTAATAATgaaaaaataaatcaaatttgTAAGGAAATTTCAAGACTTTAATAGTTGATCATAATCATGGTTTAAAGATTTATTTAGGTCCGATTACCAAAGGATAAATTTCCGTCGCTTTTTCACTGGTATAATTGAAAAGGGTGATGAAGTTATAGCAGTGGCATCAATCAGGTATATTTCATAAGTTATGACTTTAGGATTCATGGGAACTCGTTTTCTTGATGTGTTTTGCTTATTTTTTTAGAGTTCATGGAAGTAACCTAGCAGAGATACCATTTATAGCAACGGCTGAACGACACCGAAACAAAGGAATGTGTGGCAAACTGTTGAGTGGGATCGAATCTGTAAGTCATGGTTTAAGATTAGGGTATCTTTTCTTGTTTCTTGATAATATCGATTTAGAAAAATATGGTGGTTTGGTTATAGTATCCGAATTGAATCGGCAGGATCTTCAAGATTTTGGAGTTAGAACGTTGGTTATCCCTTCTTCATCAGAGACGATAAGGGTTTGGAACGAGAAATATGGTTTTAATCTTCTAAAGGAGGAGACAAAGAAAGAAATCATGAAACTGAACGTACTTATGTTTCATGATTGTTTAAGAATGCAGAAGACGATACGAGGTTATACCTtccttctctttctctttctctagaTCTGTGCACACACGTTTGCacgtatatatataatttaagatgGTTGATTATACCTTCCTTCTCTTTGTCTAGATCAGGGCACCATTTTGTTTCCACTAACCATACAATTTAATCATACAATTTAACCTATTAAACTTTACACTCCATTAAACTATTAAAAGTTCAATAGATTGTCAcatcatcattttattttttataaataatattaataaataaaactaaaatattaCTTTAATTAGACATTCAAAATTacaattataaaatattaattataatttacaatttaaaaattaaaagttaCGAATAATACATTAAATAAAATGTTatcttttttaaatatttttatgatttatatatttttttattctttagaataaaaaaatataaagtaacttaataaactaaattattgaatataaaataaaataaagataaataaaaaaataataatatataatatgtTTGTTGAAAAAAAAGTGTTATTTTCACTAGAAATTGTTatattaaattgaaaaaaaaaaaagaaaaaaaaagcattACACGGTTCAATGGGGATTGAACTCCCCATTCAATAAACTCAA of the Lactuca sativa cultivar Salinas chromosome 6, Lsat_Salinas_v11, whole genome shotgun sequence genome contains:
- the LOC111905125 gene encoding increased DNA methylation 1, which encodes MRALKPMNRNPSKKEHFKTGSSNKKRRLLDDGHFAWKNGGTSSSKSQRISTRRSKRLENCNPKETQKSATILSWLVDSKIVPDSATIYYTGTTTQDGFKKGTIEANGIVCACCRSFFTVPGFQVHTGGRIIDNPYDAIGVDGIQGDGSITPLSQCMESALKKRDEPEHHGIKHVTTKETDGDIYDDACMLCADGGNLICCEQCNSTFHEKCLGMQVVPDEPYYCSYCACKLCGKPITKRDSSWLTCSLCEKQYHVKCSKESLTIDINRFPRAFCEKSCRSIHEKLESKLGVKRMLEDDLSWTLLHRFDREYGSYEVGATKRLECYSKLAVAFRLFTACFEPIRDRHTRINMIRNVVYNCGSDYQRINFRRFFTGIIEKGDEVIAVASIRVHGSNLAEIPFIATAERHRNKGMCGKLLSGIESVSHGLRLGYLFLFLDNIDLEKYGGLVIVSELNRQDLQDFGVRTLVIPSSSETIRVWNEKYGFNLLKEETKKEIMKLNVLMFHDCLRMQKTIRGYTFLLFLFL